A genomic stretch from uncultured Cohaesibacter sp. includes:
- the accB gene encoding acetyl-CoA carboxylase biotin carboxyl carrier protein: MTKEKSKLDPDFIRQLAELVKSQDLTEIEIEQEDLRIRVAREIVVQQAIAAPQAAAPMAAPVAGVSAAAAAASAEAEANLANAVRSPMVGTAYLSPEPGSAPFVSVGDQVNLGDTLMIVEAMKTMNQIPATKAGKITAILVEDAQPVEFDEPLVIIE, encoded by the coding sequence ATGACCAAAGAAAAAAGCAAACTTGATCCTGATTTCATCCGTCAGTTGGCGGAGCTGGTTAAGTCTCAGGACCTGACTGAAATTGAGATCGAGCAGGAAGACTTGCGTATTCGTGTTGCCCGTGAGATCGTCGTGCAGCAGGCTATCGCAGCCCCTCAGGCTGCCGCTCCAATGGCAGCGCCTGTCGCCGGTGTCTCAGCTGCCGCCGCGGCTGCGAGCGCTGAAGCCGAGGCCAATCTCGCCAACGCTGTCCGTTCACCCATGGTCGGCACGGCCTATCTCTCTCCGGAACCGGGCTCTGCGCCTTTTGTTTCCGTGGGCGATCAGGTCAATCTGGGCGATACGCTCATGATCGTTGAAGCCATGAAAACCATGAACCAGATTCCTGCCACCAAAGCCGGCAAAATCACGGCTATTCTGGTGGAAGACGCCCAGCCCGTCGAATTCGACGAGCCGCTGGTCATCATTGAATAA
- the aroQ gene encoding type II 3-dehydroquinate dehydratase, translated as MTNTLYVLNGPNLNLLGLREPDVYGASTLKDIEEMCKEKAAAFGWSIDFRQSNHEGELIDWIHEAREKSRGIIFNPAAYTHTSVALQDAIRAVSLPVIEVHLSNIHKRESFRHHSYISPAALGVICGLNAKGYVLAIEALVEHLEGA; from the coding sequence ATGACCAACACTCTTTATGTTCTCAACGGCCCTAACCTGAACTTGCTTGGTCTGAGAGAGCCCGATGTCTACGGCGCAAGCACCTTGAAAGACATCGAAGAGATGTGCAAGGAAAAGGCCGCTGCCTTTGGGTGGTCAATCGACTTTCGGCAGAGCAATCATGAAGGTGAGCTGATCGACTGGATTCATGAGGCCCGTGAAAAGTCGCGCGGGATCATTTTCAACCCTGCAGCCTATACCCACACATCCGTCGCGCTTCAGGATGCAATCCGGGCAGTAAGCCTGCCTGTCATCGAAGTTCATCTCTCCAACATTCACAAACGCGAATCCTTCCGTCATCATTCCTATATATCTCCCGCTGCGCTTGGCGTCATTTGCGGGCTGAATGCAAAGGGATATGTCTTGGCGATCGAAGCGCTCGTGGAACATCTAGAAGGCGCATGA